Proteins from one Oncorhynchus masou masou isolate Uvic2021 chromosome 12, UVic_Omas_1.1, whole genome shotgun sequence genomic window:
- the LOC135550759 gene encoding protein orai-2-like isoform X1 yields the protein MKATHKTREAQPFAMSSELNVPMGSPAPGGFERMPEGGGMDYRDWVRRSYLELVTSNHHSVQALSWRKLYLSRAKLKASSRTSALLSGFAMVAMVEVQLEIQYNYPRMLLIAFSVCTTVLVAVHLLALLISTCILPNVEAVSNIHNLNSVSESPHERMHHYIELAWGFSTALGILLFLAEVVLLCWIKFLPVDSSSANQVAVAAAELALSKLNCSGPALPPKPTPLPGHSGWQAALASTIIMVPVGVIFVVFTIHFYRSLVSHKTERHHQEIEELHKIKVLLDGCERGLQTV from the exons ATGAAAGCCACTCATAAAACAAGAGAAGCCCAGCCAT TTGCCATGAGCAGTGAGCTTAACGTGCCCATGGGCTCCCCAGCTCCGGGGGGCTTTGAGCGGATGccggagggtggagggatggactACAGGGACTGGGTGCGCCGCAGCTACCTGGAGCTGGTCACCTCCAACCACCACTCTGTGCAGGCGCTGTCTTGGAGGAAGCTCTACTTGAGCCGGGCCAAACTGAAAGCCTCCAGCCGCACCTCTGCCTTGCTCTCTGGCTTCGCTATG GTGGCAATGGTGGAGGTCCAGTTGGAGATCCAGTACAACTACCCACGAATGCTCCTCATTGCCTTTAGCGTTTGTACTACGGTGCTGGTGGCTGTGCACCTGCTCGCCCTGCTCATCAGCACCTGCATCCTACCCAACGTGGAGGCAGTCAGCAATATCCACAACCTCAACTCAGTCAGCGAGTCACCCCATGAGCGCATGCACCACTACATCGAGCTGGCCTGGGGCTTCTCCACTGCCCTGGGCATCCTGCTTTTCCTGGCAGAGGTAGTGCTGCTCTGCTGGATCAAGTTCCTGCCCGTGGACTCTAGTTCCGCCAACCAGGTGGCGGTGGCTGCAGCAGAGCTGGCACTATCCAAGCTGAACTGTAGTGGCCCCGCCCTGCCACCCAAGCCCACCCCTCTGCCAGGGCACAGTGGCTGGCAGGCAGCCCTGGCCTCCACCATCATTATGGTGCCGGTGGGGGTTATTTTTGTGGTATTCACCATCCACTTCTACCGCTCGCTGGTGAGCCACAAGACAGAGCGCCACCACCAGGAGATCGAGGAACTGCACAAAATTAAGGTGCTGCTGGACGGGTGCGAGAGAGGCCTACAGACAGTGTGA
- the LOC135550759 gene encoding protein orai-2-like isoform X2 has translation MSSELNVPMGSPAPGGFERMPEGGGMDYRDWVRRSYLELVTSNHHSVQALSWRKLYLSRAKLKASSRTSALLSGFAMVAMVEVQLEIQYNYPRMLLIAFSVCTTVLVAVHLLALLISTCILPNVEAVSNIHNLNSVSESPHERMHHYIELAWGFSTALGILLFLAEVVLLCWIKFLPVDSSSANQVAVAAAELALSKLNCSGPALPPKPTPLPGHSGWQAALASTIIMVPVGVIFVVFTIHFYRSLVSHKTERHHQEIEELHKIKVLLDGCERGLQTV, from the exons ATGAGCAGTGAGCTTAACGTGCCCATGGGCTCCCCAGCTCCGGGGGGCTTTGAGCGGATGccggagggtggagggatggactACAGGGACTGGGTGCGCCGCAGCTACCTGGAGCTGGTCACCTCCAACCACCACTCTGTGCAGGCGCTGTCTTGGAGGAAGCTCTACTTGAGCCGGGCCAAACTGAAAGCCTCCAGCCGCACCTCTGCCTTGCTCTCTGGCTTCGCTATG GTGGCAATGGTGGAGGTCCAGTTGGAGATCCAGTACAACTACCCACGAATGCTCCTCATTGCCTTTAGCGTTTGTACTACGGTGCTGGTGGCTGTGCACCTGCTCGCCCTGCTCATCAGCACCTGCATCCTACCCAACGTGGAGGCAGTCAGCAATATCCACAACCTCAACTCAGTCAGCGAGTCACCCCATGAGCGCATGCACCACTACATCGAGCTGGCCTGGGGCTTCTCCACTGCCCTGGGCATCCTGCTTTTCCTGGCAGAGGTAGTGCTGCTCTGCTGGATCAAGTTCCTGCCCGTGGACTCTAGTTCCGCCAACCAGGTGGCGGTGGCTGCAGCAGAGCTGGCACTATCCAAGCTGAACTGTAGTGGCCCCGCCCTGCCACCCAAGCCCACCCCTCTGCCAGGGCACAGTGGCTGGCAGGCAGCCCTGGCCTCCACCATCATTATGGTGCCGGTGGGGGTTATTTTTGTGGTATTCACCATCCACTTCTACCGCTCGCTGGTGAGCCACAAGACAGAGCGCCACCACCAGGAGATCGAGGAACTGCACAAAATTAAGGTGCTGCTGGACGGGTGCGAGAGAGGCCTACAGACAGTGTGA
- the pex12 gene encoding peroxisome assembly protein 12 codes for MAERGAHLTAAAADDRPSIFEVLAQDSLMGAVRPALRHAVKVLAESNPSRYGFLWRRFDEIHSVLDVLLQHHFLSRTSASFSENFYSLKRVAASGRERPAHLGLRGKHHWCSLILLALVPYLRAKLEQVLAKQRDEDDFSIRLPQTPLQRMYRAFLAAYPYVSVGWDSWVFCQQLLYVFGRAKTHSPFLWLAGVRLAHLTGHDITNMDLKPASPSRAIGSSVGERLRRLTSTVVGGVALSLSTSLSLGVFFLQFLEWWYSSENQSTIKTLTSLPTPPPPIHLQNQEPLTRHSKACPLCCKIRTNDTVLSTSGFVFCYRCIYVYIKANQRCPMTGYPTELQHLIKIYSPES; via the exons ATGGCAGAGCGTGGTGCACATTTGACAGCTGCAGCTGCAGATGACAGACCGTCGATATTCGAGGTCTTGGCACAGGACTCCCTGATGGGTGCAGTCAGACCCGCCTTGCGACACGCAGTGAAG GTTCTGGCTGAGTCTAACCCCTCTCGCTACGGATTCCTCTGGCGGAGATTTGACGAGATTCACAGTGTTCTCGATGTATTGCTTCAGCACCATTTTCTGTCACGGACTAGCGCCTCATTCTCTGAGAACTTTTACAGCCTAAAGCGCGTGGCTGCTTCTGGTCGCGAGCGGCCAGCTCACCTGGGTCTGCGTGGGAAACACCACTGGTGCTCGCTGATCCTGCTTGCCCTCGTTCCTTACTTGAGGGCCAAGCTGGAACAGGTACTGGCCAAGCAGAGGGATGAGGACGATTTTTCCATCCGCCTGCCACAGACGCCCTTGCAGAGGATGTACAGGGCCTTCCTGGCAGCCTACCCCTATGTCAGCGTGGGCTGGGACAGCTGGGTGTTCTGCCAGCAGCTGTTGTATGTGTTTGGCCGAGCCAAGACCCACTCACCATTTCTGTGGCTGGCAGGTGTCAGGCTGGCTCACCTCACAGGACATGACATCACAAATATGGACCTCAAACCAGCCTCGCCTTCCAGGGCCATCGGCTCAAG TGTTGGTGAGAGGCTGCGGAGGCTGACGTCGACAGTGGTGGGGGGTGTGGCTCTGTCCCTCTCCACTAGTCTTTCCTTGGGAGTGTTTTTCCTGCAGTTCCTCGAGTGGTGGTACTCCTCAGAGAACCAGAGCACCATCAAGACCTTGACCTCCctccccacaccaccccctcccatCCACCTCCAGAACCAAGAACCACTGACCAGACACAGCAAAGCATGTCCACTCTGCTGCAAGATCCGCACCAATGATACCGTCCTCTCCACCTCTGGGTTTGTCTTCTGTTACCGCTGTATTTATGTCTACATCAAAGCCAACCAGAGGTGTCCGATGACTGGGTACCCCACTGAACTTCAGCATCTCATCAAGATTTACTcaccagagagctag